The genomic region AAGGAGCTGCAACTCCTCTGGAATCTTCTGAGACTTGAGGGAGCACAGGCAAAGAGAATTCTCTCTGAGCCCTAACCCTAAGCCCCTGCCTTGGGGCAGAGCCTAGTGACACAGTTCTGTCAGCCCCAGGCTCTCTTCTGCTCTTAGAGCTCTGCTCTGCCATCACCCTGACCCACCTCCGGGTCCAGCATGATTGAGTCTGGCTGGGGCAGGGTGCACTCCGGCTTCTCTCCCTGCCATGGCCTCACCCCTCTGCCCTAGTGTGGCGTGCTCAGGGCCAGTACCAGACCTGGACCAGACCTAATAGGCATTTAGTAATTTTTCCAGACAGAGGGAGATGGGAAGAGGCGAGCTGGTGTTTTAAAATTGGATcatatgctcaacattgctaattattagaaaaatgcaaatcaaaactacaatgaggtatcacctcatgccAATCAGAATGGACATCACCAAAAAgttcacaaataataaatgctggagagagtgtggagaatatgtagccgctatggagaacagtatggaaattccctaaaaaaactaaaaatagagttgccatgtgatccagcaatcccacttctgggcatggatccagaaaagacaaaacctctaatttgaaaagatacatacaccccaatgttcatagcagtgctattcacaatagtcaagacatggaagcaacctaagtgtccatcaacagatgcatggataaagcagatgtgatatacacacacgcatatatatatacacacacacatggactgttactcagccataagaaagaatgaaataatgccatttgcagcagcatgaatgGAACTAAAGATTATCCTTCTagatgaagtaaatcagacaaatataatatgatatccaatatgtagaatctaaaaaaaatgatacaaatgaatttatttacaaagcagaaacagactcacagacatagaaagcaaacttatggttaccaaatgggaagagggggataaattagaagtttggggttaaaatatacacactactatatacaaaacagataaagaacaaggacctactgctgcatagggaactatattcaatatcttgtaataaaccacagtgaaaaagaatctgaaaaagaatatatgtatattcatatatatgtaaaattgaaccactttgctgtataccagaaattaacacgacattgtaaatcaactatacttcaattaaaaaatgaatcatagacctaaatgaaTCTAAAATTGTAAAACTTcttgaagaaaatataggagaaatTTTTTATGACTTCAAGTTATGTAAAACACTCTTGACACTCTGACACCACAAGAAGAAATGGGATACATTTGGaattcaccaaaattaaaaacttctgctgtTTACTTTTTGTTCATGATGCATCACATCAcgatcttttttctttaaattatttatttgtttttggctgtgctgggtcttcattgctttgcttgGCCTTTCTCTGGTTGCGATAAGCGAAAGCTTTCTTCTTTGaggtgcactggcttctcattgtggtggcttctcttgttgtggagcacaggctctggaactCAGGCTCAGGagctgcggtgcacgggcttaaaaaatgaaacaaaagaatgtGACATTTGGAGCCCAGAAGACTACCTTTATTATCGATAGAACTGGTACTAGAGAATGCAACTTCCATCTGCCAGCAAAGAGGCTTCACAGAACTGAATAACAGAGCTGTTTACCACCCCAGACATGAGGAGCTGGACCTTCACAACCCTTTCCTCCCACGCCAAGTTCCTGCATTTGCACTGTGGCACTTCCTGGCAGGGCACCCTCATCCCAAGAGGGATTGGAGATAAAGGGCTGGGATTATGCCTGCTCCTTTCCTCTCGCCCTCTCCCTCCTCAGATCAGCTGCTCTCTGGGAGCAGTGTTACCTCAGGGAGAGCTCTCTATGTGGAAGAAAATATcgggaaagggagaaaatatttctgacCTTTGCCTCTTGGATGATCATCTTTTATGATGCTGGAAAAACTTCTGGTATAATTTCAGACCATTCCAGATTTTAAAACtcagctcagtcagttcagtctctcagttgtgtctgactctttgtgaccccatggactacagcatgccaggcttccctgtccatcaccaactcccagaacttgctcaaactcatgtccatcgagtcggtgatgccatccaaccatctcgtcctctgtcatccccttctcctccgggcttcaatctttcccagcatcagggttttttccaatgagtcagttcttcacatcaggtggccaaaatattggagtttcagcttcagcatcaatccttccaatgaatattcagtcctttaggatggactggttggatctccttgcagtccaagggactctcaagtgtcttctccaacaccacagttcaaaagcatcaattctttggcgctcagctttctttatagtccaactctcacattcatacatgactactggaaaaaccatagctttgactagatggacatttgttgacaaagtaatgtttctgctttttaatatgctgcgtcggttggtcatagcttttcttccaaggagcaagtgtcttttaatttcatggctgcagtcaccatttgcagtgattttggagcccaagaaaatagtctgtcactgtttccattgtttccccatctatttgccatgaattgatggaaccagatgccatggtcttagttttttgaatgttgggttttaagtcaacttttcattctcctctttcactttcatcaagaggctttttagttcaccttcactttctgccataagggtggtgttatctgcatatctgaggttactgatattttccccagcaatcttgattccagcttgtgcttcatcctgcccagcattttgcatgatgtatttcgcatataagttaaataagcagggtgacaatatatagccttgacatactcctttcccaatttggaacctgtctgttgttgcatgtctgattctcttgcttcttgacctgcatactgatttctcaggaggcaggtaaggtggtctggtattcccacctcttgaagaattttccatagtttgttatgatccacacagtaaaagttTAGTTTAAATTCTAAACTACACTAAATTTAGGTATGGAAGTAGGGCAAACTTATTTTCCACATAGACCCAGCTGAAGACTGAGATTGCTGTCCTTCAGTGTTGTACTGTAGGAGCTGAATAGTACAGTGTGACATAAAAATGAATCACAGCAATGAATGCTCAGCGATGATTGTATTTTTCAGACTGGAATGTTCTGTCCTAAAGCTTCTCACAGCTGTGAAGAGCTTCATCACTGAGGTTGCCCACAGAATTCTGGCATGCACAcgtatgcatttttatttaacaaattagAATTATTTCATCATGTATAGGTACTAATTCACATTTTTTGTAACAGAGTAAATTTGGGTTATCTCTTCATATCAGAACATTTACCTCTATCacaatcattttgtcttttagtttttattaagagaaatttcaagtatacaaaaaAGTATAGCCACTAAATAAAGACCCATGGGTTATCCACTCCCCTCCTTCTCACAGTTATCAGCACAAGATCCTTTTCTCATCTCTatgtctgcctcctcctcccactcccaAGTCACCCCAGCAGACATCCCATGTCATCTATGAATGTTCCAGTGTGCATCTCAAATAAGAgagtttttttaaagttgtttattttttaaattaattttattggggTAGAGTAGCTTTACAATatagtgttagtttctgccgtacagcaaagtAAGTCAGCTACACGTGTACATACATCcctttctttttggatttccttcccattaggtcaccacagagcaccgagtagagttccctgtgccacacagGAGGCTCCCATTAGTTATCTGTTCCATACACAGCAGTGTGCATATGTCAGCCccatctcctaattcatcccccCCATTTACCCTTTGGTGTCCACACATTTGTTAcctgtgtctctacttctgcttgCAAATATATTCATCTGTatcctttttctagattccacatataagtgatatgatacaatacttgtctttctctgacttactcactcagtatgacactctctaggtccatccatgttgctgcaaatggcacaatttcattctttttagagctgagtaatattccactggatACATGTATCATAtctccttatccattcctctgttgatggacatttaggttgcttccagagAGGGACTTTTCTTTAAGACATGACTATGGActatgacctgcctcttgagaaacctgtatgcagatcaggaagcaacagttagaactggacatggaacaacagactggttccaaatcgggaaaggagtacatcaaggctgtatattgtcaccctgcttatttaacttatatgcagagtacatcatgagaaacgctggactggaagaagcacaaactggaatcaaaattgccgggagaaatatccataacctcagatatgcagatgacaccaccctcatggcagaaagtgaaggtgaactaaaaaggttcttgatgaaagtgaaagaggagagtgaaaaagttggcttaaagcttaacattcagaaaactaagatcatggcatctggtcccatcacttcatgggaaatagatggggagacagtggaaacagtgtcagactttatttttttggcctccaaaatcactgcagatggtgactgcagccatgcaattaaaagacacttactctttggaaggaaagtgatggccaacctagatagcatattaaaaaacagagacattactttgccaacaaaggtccatctggtcaaggctatggtttttccagtggtcatgtatggatgtgagagttggactataaagaaaactgagcacaaaaaattgatgcttttgagctgtggtgttggagaagacacttgagagtcccttgaactgcaaggagatccaaccagtttatcctaaaggagatcagtcctgggtgttcattggaaggactgttgctgaagctgaaactctagtactttggccacctcatgtgaagagttgactcattggaaaaagccctgatgctgggagggattgggggcaggaggagaaggggacgacagaggatgagatggttggatggcatcaccaactcgatggacatgggtttgagtaaactccaggagttggtgatggacagggaggcctgacatgctgcaattcatggggtcgcaaagagtgggacacgactgagcgactgaattgaactgatagacTATTATCACACGTGCAGGCCCCAAGCCCaaattcaataatatatattattatcaaATATTCAGGCACTGTTCAAATTTCCCCAGGTGTCCCAAGAATACATTCTGTATGAGTGATTCATTGATATTTGAGTCCATCTTTTTTTAAGGTACAAAAGAGAATATTGATTTTCATAGTGCTTCAGCCATCTTATTTTCCTGAATGTCTTGTAGAGAGTGGCTTCCAGTCTCTTTTTACTGCATTTGTTATAAGAAGGCATAACCATGAGATGACCTTATTGTGTGTTTGTCACCCAGTGTAGCCTGGTCTGTTTAGctacatattaaaataatgttattttgtGCTAAattactttccttttctctgtagtactgctaggatttgaaataaaagaccctgatgctgggaaagattgaaggtaggaggagaaggggacgacagaggatgagatggcatcatcaacttttgatggacatgagtttgagcaagttctgggagttggtgatggacaaggaagtctggcatgttgcaattcatggggtcgcaaagagtaggacacgactgaactactgaactgaactgaacagagtgaGGCGGACTCCTGTTTTATTTGGAGTGGGTGTGCACCTTCTGAAATCCTTGGTCCCACAGCAGGAGTAAGTGAAGCGGAGACACTTTCTGGGGGAGAGAGGTTAGGCTTTTATAGATTCTCCAGCATGGCCTTCAATCCAGGAACAGATGGGAAGCACAGGATGCAAGCATCTCTCTGTTCGTGTCCTCTGCCTTTTGTGGGCATTTCTGTGGCTATGGGCTCTCAGGAACCCCTGTCGTGCAGGGTCCTGGTGCTGTCACATTCTTTTACTGCACAGGCAGGAGCAGGGCTCCTGGCTTCCTCATAACACTGGGGGCCCAGTGTCTTCCAGCCCAGCCCCTCTTGACCACCACCCCTTCTGAGAGTACCGGCTGCCTCCTGTGGCCTGAGAGGCCAGGTCCTTGAAAACTGCAAGACCCTTCAGCTGCCCCTGCcaagctcccccccaccccgtcccgcCCTCTAGTGTGGCTCAAGCCTCCTTCCAGATGTCAAGAAGTTTCACTCgcacagatcaccagcccaggttggatacacgagacaagtgctcagggctggtgcactgggaagacccagagggatgggatggagagggaggcgggagaggggatcgggatggggaacacatgtaaatccatggctgattcatgtcaatgtatggcaaaacccactgcaatattgtaaagtaaataacctccaactaataaaaataaatgggaaaaaaataaaacaatggaagagaagaaaataaataaataaaataaaataaaataaaattttcgcTCTCGCCAACTGACCGCCAGCCCTTCCTCTGGTCCCCTGTCAGACCCTTGTCATTGTCTGCCCAGCTCTCCCTTTAGAcctcagaaagtgaaagaaagaaaatgaagtcgctcagtcgtgtccgacgctttgcgaccccatggactgtagccagccaggatcctccgtccatgggattttccaagcaaggatactggaatgggttgccacttcttcgccagggtatcttcccaacccagggatcgaactcgggtctcccgcactgcagggaaactaccgtctgagtcaccaggttcCTCCCATGTCCAGCCTGTTTGGAGTTGGAAACTGGGGGCTGTTTCCATCTCCCTGGGAGCCCGCCGTGTAGTACCCGCCCCCCCTCCTTCCTCCATCCACCTCTACAGGATGGCGCCCTGGCTCACGGCTCTAATTCCATTTGAAGCGCCGAGAGCCGAGGATCTTCGATTCCCCCAAAACCCTCCCCTCCCAGTTTTGACACTCAGACGCGAGGCTTGTTGGAGGGGGAAAAAACGGCTTTATTTCACTGTCATAATTCCTGGGGATGGTTacagaggaagggagggctgCGCTCCAACGGTGTTGGGAGCCGGCGGGTCTCAGAGCTGGGAGAAGGCGGCCTCTGGGTCGCAGGCGGGGTCCGAGCGGCAGCCGTCTGCACAGAGAGACGCCGAGTCAGGGccgccccgccccgtcccccTGGTGCCGGAGCCCCGGTCGCCAAGTCAGGGccgccccgccccgtcccccCCGGTCTCGGCCCCTGCCCGACTCACCCGGGCTGCAGCAGATGCCGGCGGCGGCGCAGCGGCCCCCGCTCCCGCAGGGCTTCTGGCCGGACTGGCAGGGCGACGGCAAGTAGTTCTCCTCCTGGCAGCGCAGCGCCTCGGCCGTGCCCACGAAGCAGCCCAGCTCGTCCGCGCAGCAGATGCTGGGCCCGAAGCAGCGGCCTTTGCCCCCGGGGCCGCAGGGGAGACACTGGCGGGAGGGCGCGGGTgaggcgggggcgggaggggaccGCCGGGGAGGGAGACCCTGCGGGGCGGGGGGCTGAGCCGGGCGTGCGAGGGCGGCCGGAGGAGCGCGGGAGGTGGCGGGTCTCCCCGGCTCTCTCTGGGCCCAAAAGCGGTCGAAGGAGGGCAGTCAAAAGCTCCTCCGCTCCTTCGATTCCCAGGCCACGTGGGGCCGGTACGCGGTCAGCGCGGGAaagggggcggcgggggcgaCCCAGGGGCAGCCGGCCGGCCAGCCCCGAGCGCCGCGGGACCAGGGCGGGGCGCTCACCGTTCGCACGTCGAGGTCCAGCACCGCGCGCTTGCCGCCCAGGGGGCAGTTCTGAATGTAGCAGGCGGAGGTCATCGCCAGGAGGCCGAGCAGGCAGCAGGCGAGGCTGGAACCTGCCATGGTGCAGACGCGCTGGGCTCCGGGCCGGGGACTGCGGCCGTCTCTCGGGTCTGGCCTTTTAAGCCCGGCGGCCGCGTGGGCGGAACGGTGTCTAAGAGGGCAGCCGCATGACTGGTCACAGCGCGCCGCTGCGGGTCAGGCCCTGCGCCCCCGGCGCGCCCCCTCATTTGCAGGGGCTGGACCAGGTCAAGGTTATGTCAGCTAATGGCTAATGGACTGAGAGATGATAGCGAGTGCCGCTAGGGGAAGCAAGCAGCTCTGGGCCAGGAGCCTGTGCGGTGGCCTGGGTCCTAGGGTGGGCCAGCGAGTATGGGGGCTGCGGCCCAACCGAGGACTATGGAGCCCACTCACAATCCCTTGGGGTGAGGGGTCAGGACGAACACTCGggccctccaggccagaagagacTCGGGCAGGACTCCCCCATTTGCCCTCTTGGCCAACCACCTCCCCTCTGCAAGCAAGTTCTCTTCCTGAGCTCTGATTTCCTGGAaccccagccccactccccacACTAACATCCATTATCCTGCCGTAGGCACTTGGTtatgaaaagattttattttctctcttttctaacTGAAATTCAGCCTTTCCTTCAACTATGAGGTAGGCGACAAACCACAGTGGAATTTGCAATACCTGTGACTTTGTCACAAATTGAAATGGCTGATATCCTCCTATCCCATTACAACAGCTATTGCAAATGTCTCTAAACATCAGGCTCATTATCACTGTGAAATTATGGATTATTGGACCAACCTGCCACTAGATCTTGTTATCTAAATAAAGCAGTACATTTGTGACTATATCTCAaaccttttaatattttgatacatGATCATAAATATAGATGGTTTCTTTTGTAATTTCATGTcttttgtttgattgttttgcatttttaatgtacagtatcttaaaatgaaaataattaaaagagagACTACCTCAGTGGAGTGTTGGTCAGTGTTGCCATGAACGGGGAGGTGCTCAGCATGGATCCTCCTTCAAGAAGGGACTTGTCACCCAGCTTCTGGGAGAGTGGTCAGCAGATAGCCTTTGGCTGACAGCCCATCCAAGGCCTGCCTCAGCTACAGAGAGCCGCCTCAGCCAAGGTCATGGTCACACCATTCTCCGGTGGCCCACATTCAATGACTGGTCCATTTTGGTCCAATGCTGGACAACTCTGAAGGACTGTTTCAGCTTAGGACATCCTTGTGGGGTCAACTGAGGCCTGCATGGAAGTTCTCTCTCTGTCTAGCTCTGTTTCCAGCCCGTCCCTCTCACAGGTGTGGGTCCCAAGGACCCTTGGTAATAAgcatgtatgtgttagttgctcagtcatgtccgactctttgagaccccatggactgtagcccaccaggctcctctgtccatggaattttccaggcaagaatactgtagcaggttgccatttccttctccaggggtaatAAGCATCTTGCATGTTAGACTTCATTCACTCTGCTCTCTGGGGACTTCAATGTGCAAGAGGAAAAGATGAGATCATTGTCACTCGTGGAAGAGAGGCAGCCTCCTCTGCACTCTTGCTGACCCTCTTAGAGGAGGGTGCTGAGGCTGCCAAGCTGAGCAGGTCAAGCTGACCTGGACTCTCATTCAGCAGCTGGTCTtgtttctcacccaaatcagttCATTGACATGGCTGGTCTAGAAGGCCAAGGGCTTGACCCTGGAGGCAGCCCCAGAAAGCCCTTCCGCCTGCGCTATGGGGATGTTGACCTCACCCAAGTTAACAAATGCACACAGATTATTTTGTCCTCGTGATCCCAACAGGACTGGCGTTCCTTCATCTGTTCAACAACTCTCATCTGAAGACGCACCAGGTCCCAGGAGAGATGCTTAGAAATACCAGTGaaccaaacagacaaaaatcccagCCCTCATGGGGCTTATATCCTAGTGGAAGAGGAGAGGCAATAAGCATATTTCAGTAGGTTAGGGGCAGTAAGTGCTCTGGAGGAAAGCGGGGGACACATCACAGTTTTCCTGAAGTCTTCAGCCTAGGCCTGTTTGTGAAGGTGACATCTTGACACTTGGAGGAGGCGAAAAAGAAGCCACGTGGATATCTGAGGGTAGCCTGGTTTTCTATCACCAAGTCCCAAATGACCACAATTTTAGTAGCTTAAAACAGTATCCACTTATTATCCCACAGTTTCTGTGTGTTTGGGCACTGCTTAGCTGGGTCCTCTGG from Muntiacus reevesi chromosome 2, mMunRee1.1, whole genome shotgun sequence harbors:
- the OXT gene encoding oxytocin-neurophysin 1; protein product: MAGSSLACCLLGLLAMTSACYIQNCPLGGKRAVLDLDVRTCLPCGPGGKGRCFGPSICCADELGCFVGTAEALRCQEENYLPSPCQSGQKPCGSGGRCAAAGICCSPDGCRSDPACDPEAAFSQL